A single region of the Candidatus Protochlamydia amoebophila UWE25 genome encodes:
- a CDS encoding RNB domain-containing ribonuclease, which translates to MAIQELKPTFDLTEIAKKTMREKNLLTEFLLDVQKATEKTFDHGAISPATKRMTDFLWCSIDNDDSKYLDQLTYAEKLDDETYKIYIAIAEVDHLVPQNSVIDRHAQYNTVSIYTPTKVFPMLPEKLSAGLTSLNEGVDRLAIVVEVEVNDNGALGNFNIYSALVHNHAKLAYNSVSTWLEGNGPIPEKVANVTGMEAQLYLQDTITQLLKEFRNQKGALALETIKPKTIVEKEDAIDIKISKKNRARDLIENFMIVANTITALYLKSKQLPSFRKIVRVPKKWDRIVEIARDLGETLPDQPDSKALDLFLIKQKLLDPVHFPDLSLTIIKLLGNGEYIVEYYDDMPIGHFGLAHADYTHSTAPNRRYLDLITQRIIKAALENKEMPYTLNELEKLAKHCTIQEVEADKVERKMRKSAAMMLLFSKFGEVFDAIITGAGTKGTWVHIFNPSVDGKLVGGFENKDVGDLILVKLIHLDIENGHIDFTKV; encoded by the coding sequence ATGGCAATTCAAGAGCTCAAACCGACTTTTGACTTAACAGAAATCGCCAAAAAAACAATGCGCGAAAAAAATCTTCTGACGGAATTTTTACTGGATGTCCAAAAAGCGACAGAAAAAACTTTCGACCATGGTGCCATTTCCCCCGCTACAAAAAGAATGACAGATTTTCTTTGGTGTTCAATTGATAACGATGATTCAAAGTATCTAGATCAGTTAACATATGCGGAAAAATTGGATGATGAAACGTATAAAATCTATATTGCTATTGCTGAAGTCGATCACCTTGTTCCTCAAAATTCTGTCATTGATAGACATGCCCAATATAATACTGTCTCGATTTATACTCCTACAAAAGTTTTTCCAATGCTTCCTGAGAAACTATCGGCAGGTTTAACTTCTTTAAATGAAGGTGTAGATCGCTTAGCGATAGTGGTTGAAGTTGAAGTTAATGATAATGGAGCTTTAGGAAACTTCAACATTTATTCAGCTCTTGTACACAATCATGCTAAGCTCGCTTATAATAGTGTATCGACATGGTTAGAAGGAAATGGGCCTATCCCAGAAAAAGTTGCCAATGTAACAGGAATGGAAGCACAATTGTATCTTCAAGATACTATTACTCAACTTTTAAAAGAGTTTCGAAATCAAAAAGGAGCATTAGCCTTAGAGACGATTAAACCAAAAACTATCGTTGAAAAGGAAGATGCTATTGATATTAAAATTTCTAAAAAAAATCGAGCCCGGGATTTAATTGAAAATTTTATGATTGTAGCCAACACAATCACAGCTCTTTATTTAAAATCTAAACAACTCCCTTCATTTCGCAAAATAGTCAGGGTACCAAAAAAGTGGGATCGTATTGTAGAAATTGCACGCGACCTTGGTGAAACATTGCCAGATCAACCAGACTCCAAAGCTTTAGATTTATTCTTAATTAAACAAAAATTATTAGATCCTGTCCATTTCCCTGATTTATCGCTGACAATTATTAAGCTTCTTGGAAATGGAGAATATATCGTTGAATATTATGATGATATGCCGATTGGTCATTTTGGTTTAGCTCATGCTGATTATACACATTCTACAGCTCCTAATCGTCGATATCTCGATTTAATTACACAAAGAATCATTAAAGCTGCTTTGGAAAATAAAGAAATGCCTTACACTTTAAATGAACTTGAAAAATTGGCTAAACATTGCACAATTCAAGAAGTCGAAGCTGATAAAGTAGAGCGTAAAATGAGAAAATCAGCAGCCATGATGCTTTTATTTTCTAAATTTGGTGAAGTTTTTGATGCGATCATCACAGGAGCTGGAACTAAAGGAACTTGGGTACACATTTTTAATCCCTCTGTTGACGGGAAATTAGTTGGTGGATTTGAAAATAAGGATGTAGGCGATTTAATTTTAGTTAAGCTTATCCATTTAGATATTGAAAATGGGCATATTGATTTTACAAAGGTATAA
- a CDS encoding ABC-F family ATP-binding cassette domain-containing protein yields MTLLLSCQELTKSFSSRLLFKDMSLGIFRGDKIGLIGPNGSGKSTLLKILAGLESPDEGEVARNRSLRIGYIPQETNFEPISIQDIVSHSLINDHRLSVEEKQTQAIITLSKLGFTNFNILATNLSGGWKKRLALAVELVKSPDVLLLDEPTNHLDLEGVIWLEKFLKNSSFAYIVISHDRYFLEHITNRMMELNRSYPKGLFVAEGTYSIFLEKRDEFLSGQMQQERSLASKVRREVEWLKQNPKARTTKSQSRIQGAERLINELDELKTRNKDSQTQIDFSATKRDTQKLLVATNLTKSLGGRLLFSGINLTLSPGTRLGIVGLNGSGKTTLLKLLMNEETPDKGTIKFADGIKIVYFDQHRTQLPSDVPLRRALAPEGDTVYYRGQPIHVNSWCRRFLFSPDRLDLPFGQLSGGEKARVHLARLMLKPADILLLDEPTNDLDIPTLEILEESLTDFPGAIVLISHDRYLLDQISNLILGLGTNSDTILFADYRQWEAHQLQLEQTTSQNKEKEKKELPKSENRSKKMSYSEKREWEQMEGKILDLEKEIGQLEAIVQDSILINQPDKHQQACETLNQKHKSLEALYSRWEELESKA; encoded by the coding sequence ATGACTTTGCTTTTAAGTTGCCAAGAACTCACCAAATCTTTTAGTTCTCGTCTTTTATTTAAAGATATGTCATTAGGCATATTTCGAGGTGATAAAATAGGTTTAATTGGGCCCAATGGCTCAGGTAAATCAACCTTATTAAAAATTTTAGCAGGGCTTGAATCTCCAGATGAAGGTGAAGTGGCGCGTAATCGTTCTTTACGAATCGGCTATATTCCTCAAGAAACAAACTTTGAGCCCATTTCCATCCAAGATATTGTCAGTCATTCTTTAATAAATGATCATCGTTTAAGTGTTGAAGAAAAGCAAACCCAAGCTATTATCACATTAAGTAAATTGGGATTTACAAATTTTAATATTTTGGCAACTAATCTATCTGGTGGTTGGAAAAAAAGACTTGCTTTAGCAGTGGAATTAGTGAAATCTCCTGATGTTCTTCTCCTTGATGAGCCGACTAATCACTTAGATCTTGAAGGAGTTATTTGGCTAGAGAAATTTCTTAAAAATTCCTCATTTGCTTATATTGTGATTAGCCATGACCGCTATTTTTTAGAGCATATCACAAATCGCATGATGGAGTTAAATAGAAGCTACCCTAAAGGTTTATTTGTCGCAGAAGGAACTTACAGTATCTTTTTAGAAAAAAGAGATGAGTTTTTAAGTGGACAAATGCAACAAGAACGATCTCTTGCTTCAAAAGTAAGACGGGAAGTGGAATGGTTAAAACAAAATCCTAAAGCGCGTACCACTAAATCTCAATCACGTATACAAGGAGCAGAACGATTAATTAATGAGTTAGATGAACTCAAAACACGTAATAAAGATAGCCAAACACAAATTGACTTTTCTGCAACGAAAAGAGATACGCAAAAACTCTTAGTTGCCACTAATTTAACAAAGTCGCTTGGTGGCCGTCTTCTTTTTTCCGGAATTAATCTTACATTATCTCCTGGAACTCGACTAGGTATTGTCGGACTTAATGGAAGTGGAAAAACCACTTTATTAAAACTGCTTATGAATGAAGAAACACCAGATAAAGGAACAATTAAATTTGCTGATGGAATTAAAATTGTTTATTTTGACCAACATCGTACACAACTCCCCTCAGATGTACCTTTAAGAAGAGCACTTGCCCCCGAGGGAGATACTGTATACTATCGCGGACAACCTATCCATGTCAATTCTTGGTGCCGAAGGTTTTTATTTAGCCCCGATCGATTAGATCTTCCTTTTGGCCAATTATCAGGTGGCGAAAAAGCACGCGTCCACTTAGCACGCCTTATGCTTAAACCTGCAGATATTCTGCTTTTAGACGAACCTACAAATGATTTGGACATCCCTACCCTCGAAATTTTAGAAGAAAGTTTAACTGATTTTCCTGGAGCTATTGTATTAATTTCCCACGATCGATATTTACTAGATCAGATTTCTAATCTTATTTTAGGGTTAGGAACTAACAGCGATACCATTTTATTTGCGGATTATCGCCAGTGGGAAGCCCATCAACTTCAACTTGAACAAACAACCTCACAAAACAAAGAAAAAGAAAAAAAAGAGCTTCCTAAATCTGAGAACCGTTCAAAGAAAATGAGCTATTCAGAAAAACGTGAATGGGAACAGATGGAAGGCAAAATTTTGGACTTAGAAAAAGAAATTGGACAATTAGAAGCTATAGTACAAGACTCTATTCTAATTAATCAGCCTGATAAACATCAACAGGCATGCGAAACACTCAACCAAAAACACAAATCTTTAGAAGCCCTTTATTCTCGTTGGGAAGAATTAGAATCCAAAGCATAA